From Rissa tridactyla isolate bRisTri1 chromosome 10, bRisTri1.patW.cur.20221130, whole genome shotgun sequence:
TGAGTACATTCAAGCTTGGCACTAAGGAGTATATGTAACTTGCTTGTAGGGGTGgagaaaagaaactgcagcaTCCTTGTGTGTATCAAAATGCCTTGTAAAAGCTGTTTAGAGAGTGAGAATTCAATTCTGTGAAACTGTTTTCATAAGCACTTGgtacaaacatgaaaaacaacATCTCTGCATACTGTGCAAGTGCAGGACACACAGATTATAGTGCAGTTAACATTAGTAAAGAGACTAGTTATGTCCAATTAGTAGCACAGATAGGTGAGAAGGTTTTTGAAGCGTCCTGCTCAGAAGTGGCATTAATTCAGTAATATCCAAGCAGTAAACTCTGTAATGCTTTTCTAAACGGCCTGATTAGTCCTGAGGGTGTTTGGTCTTTGTTGCACATGTAATTTAACGGACTTTTAAAGAGACCTCTAGGCAACAGCCCAAACTCAGAAGGGCATAGGGGAAAATGCTGACAGACAGTCCTACTGAGCTAGAACACAGCGGCTGTGAAGGAAAAGCCGCTGAATGGGCTGATGGCTGAAAGAAGTAAAGCAACTGCACTTGGACTCGCTAATGGGCTTTTTGTCCAAATTGGAGCCATCTCTTTCTTTAGGAAGTTATTTGTGTTGGAAATCAGGCCAtagccaggctggagcaggaaggaagaggcGGATAGTTAGTGATCTCAAAAGGGTATGCTCTGGGTGCAGAATGACAGCTGTGGAAGAAGTAGGTTGGCTGCGAGGGCATTGAACTCGGTAAGAAAGCTTCTTCAGCTCCTTGCACCGCTGAAAATCTGGTGTCATGCTGGAGCCTTTGGAGCAGAGTTGAGGGAGCCTGGAGGGTGGTCACGGTGGTGAGTCTCGCTGCCCATTCAGCTAAGCAGCCAGCAGCCCTCCTGAGGCTGCTCGTCCCCTCCTGCAACCTCTCTGTGCttcacaaaaatacagaaatgtgcaCTTGGCAGAAGAGTACTTGTCACCCTTTTACTGTTCCTAGACTGGAAAAGAAGAGAAGTCTCTTAACCTTCTGTCCAGTGGTTCCTGAGTGCTTTCCCACCATTTCTTGAAGAGTTACAGGCCTTTCCTGCCATGTTACAGTGTCTGCTTTACTGAAAGGGATGTTCAAGCAGGAAAGAAATGTAAGCTTTTTTTCCAGTGACGCAAATTGTCTGTATTGGACTCAATAAAGAAACCAGAATTTGCGACTTCCTTCCTGTGACCTTTAAATCATGTGTTTCCCTATATTGAGAGGTGCTTGTGACACCATTTGTGCCTTAGCTTGGCAATTGAATGGAAAAGCAATCTCATTTTCCTGGGCTGATTCATAGGTCCCAGATGACAGGTTACATGTTAATACTTGTTTTCAGCAATTATCATGCGGTTGTGTTTTGGCTGGGACCTGATAGCAAACACCAGTGAGAAGAGCTTCAGGCTAAGGCCTGATAGTGCAACAATGATACTTCTTGTTTGCCTGTTTGAAAACAGTTCCCGCAACAGTTGTTGTAGTCCTTTTTCAAGGCAAATAGGTCAGAGGTGATTGctctttgcttgtttttactCTGTCTCAATGCATTTGACAATGCTTTATATAGGATCAGTTTTGTGCTGCTTCATCATTACAATGATTATTACTATAGGGCATAAAGTATCAAACTTAGATCACAGCCATACTGTGTAGGAACTGTATAAATGTGCAGTAAAGAGAGAGTCTCTCACAAAGTGTTAATGGTATCTAGAGagacaaggcagagaaaaaaaggcatgatTCAGCAATGTGCCCCTCTTGCACAAAAACTCAGCTGCAGAGTCTGATACAGAGCAGTTCTTCAAGTGGGAAGGGGCACATTTCTTGTGTATGAGGTTGCAGGATCGGGAAAGATGAGCTCTTACCTCCCTTCTAGAGATTAGTGCCTTTAAAATATACTGGCCTTGCATGTGACAGAGAAAGAAGTTCAAGCATCTAGATAGTCAAAGGTCCCTTTCTGACCCTGGTGGAGTCAGAAATTTGTGTAGTATTTAAGTAGCACGTTCAGATTCAGTGTGAAAATCCTTATTCTTTTAAATCTTACTGAACTTTAAGGATTTGCATTGCACCTAAAAGTCGCTTCTTCCAGGAGCAGGGCAGGTAGGAAGGTCCTTAGCAGAGGGATTCTCCTCTGTGTGCAAGTACTGCAAACTAGTAGGAAAACAATTGCTGTTTCCCATCCAGCAGTGGATGAGATAAGTCTGTCTCCATCTCAGATTCCAAATCTCTCCTCACTGGTGCTCGAGGTCCTTCCAGTTCCAAGGGACCAGTTGTTTCTATATTCCTCAGTCTAGGAAGTTGGACAGCCCAGAGACGGTGAAAGTCTTGTGATGCATTGACATCCTTTGGCTGGAGAAAGTGCTAAGAGTAGCCTTTGCCACCATCTTTGAGCTGAAATGCATGTAGGTGCCAATTTAAAGCAGAATTATGCTGGCTCACTGACATTGCTCTCTCCTATTTCTTTACAGCTCCTGTATGACAACCCAAAAGCCCGTCAGGAAGTAGAATATCATTGGCGAGCGTCAGGGTGTCCCCACATTGTCCATGTCCTGGATGTTTATGAGAATATACATCATGGAAAGAGATGCCTCCTCATTGTCATGGAATGGTATggaccagcagcagccccccaccaaACATTGCTCTTTGAGGGGGTGGAGGGAGTGGGAGAATATGTTGGCTTAGGTGAGAGTTAGATGAGCCTTCTCAGTGCCGCGATTTTGGTTTGCACAGCAAACCTTTTATTGTCTTTGTGGAACTGATATGGAAATGTATAGCTGCTCCAGCCATCTTGTATGATGGAAGAATGACGATCCTtaaccagaaaataaattttccttgTACTCCATGACAATCGCCCTCATTAAAGCATTGACTAATTAATACAGTCTTGAAAGATATATCTCTACAAATATGATGCACTTTGATTGTGATTGGTTTCCAACTTCAGATGTGAATCCTGTGATCTGACATGATCCTTTTTGCTACCACTTTGACTCTAGCTTTTCCTATTCTTCTTTGATCTGTAATACCACAGTTATTGTTGTCTTCACTAGGGACAAATTAATAATCCTTTTCAGtgtctttgcttccttctttcttttttcttcatctgcaacCCTTACATAAAAAAAGATTACTGTCAGCCTCCCAGTGCCAGCGTATCTGACTTCCCAGCTATGTGTGTCATGTTTCTTGTGACAGGACACATTAAACTGAAGGCATCAAAACTTCttggtcttgttttgttttcgGTTTATTCCATATCAGAATGGCTTTGTGCATTGATTCAAATAAGTGTGATGTTTAGGAAGCATTGGCCTAGGAGGCCCATAATACTTTCTAATGTGTTCCTGTCACGGTTCTGTGTGATTATATGGATGTGCAGTCAGGTGTTAATTTGATCTTTTCTGCTCATGtaaggtggtgggtttttgtgTTCTTTATTTCAGCATGGAGGGAGGAGAGCTGTTTAGCAGGATCCAGGAGAGAGGAGATCAGGCTTTCACTGAGAGAGGTAAAAAATCGcaagtttaattttaaagtttGTGAAAGATTGCTTCTCCCTGTCTCTGTCACCTTGCTTAATTCCCTTACAggaatttttctttgatttgatttttgtttgtaattttaaattttttttttttgtttttcattttctgtgcacTCTGTAttaaatggttatttttaaaagttcccaAAAATTGGGACTTACCAGAATTGGCCAAGTTCAGGCACAGTGTGGAAGGTTTAGAGGAAAATTCTTCATACAAATCTGCTCAGCTTCTTCATTTCTGAGCCATGGCAGCCTCTGTTACCCTAGTCCCTGGTCTCCTGCCAGACCACCTCTGACATGATCAACGCAGCTTCTACTGTGATTTCTCTTCTGGCTGTCCCTTAAGCAGCATCACCGTGCACAGCTATACTGTTAGGTGATGAACATAACGAGCAAATCACATTTGATGAAACATCTCTTATTCAAGGGTTTTAAAGTACTGCTTGAAAGGAAGTGTTATTAGCCACGCTGTAAACAAGCCTGCTCATCTTTCATAGGGACTACGTGCAAGTTTAAAGACCTGCTGTGAGTCAGTGACAGAGCTTGCAATAGAATGGTCttaccatttttattatttttgctattagTTATCTGCAGAGTACCAAAGGTGTGCTTGACTCTGCTTCTCCTTGCCCATTCACAACAGACAAGAGCTTGTTTCTGCTTAGGAGTAACAACGTTAGTGTTTGTAATTAGCATTGAGATGAAATTATTATTAGAAAAATGTACACCTGAGCTTGTAAATTACTGTGACGGTTTTGCAAATCTGGTACAAAGGCCAGGCTTTTTTTGATCCTGTGTTTCTTAGCCTGGGATGATTCCTTGAagtgtgtcatggtttaacaccagccagcAACTAGGGCCATGCAGCCGCTCACTCGCTCCCCCAAGTTGGGATGGGGAacagaattggaagagtaaaagtgagaaaaaactcctgggttgagataaggacagtttaataggtagatcaaaagccacgcatgcaagcaaagcaaaacaaggaattaattcactgcttcccatgggcaggcgggtgtccagccatctccaggaaagctgagctccatcacatgtaacggttacttgggaagacaaatgctgtaactccaaatgtccctttcttccttctttgcgAGTttcatatactgagcatgacatacagtatgggatatccctttggtcagttggggtcagctgtccctgctgtATCTTCTGTTGACTTTTTGTGCGCTCCCAGCCTATTTGCTGGTGGAGCGGTGTGAGgaccagaaaaggccttgattgcttagcaacaaagaaaaacattagtgtgctaccaacactattctcatcccaaatccaaaacacagcactatgccagctgctagcaagaaagtcaaccccatcccagctgaaagCATGAGAAAGTGGTATGAAACTCATGTAGGGAAAACAGGCGTTTTTTGAGGAACTTTATTTGTTCCTCTCTAAAATGCAAGATTCCAGGAGGGAAGCTGGTTCTGTGATCGATAGTGACTCCACTCTACTAAGAACATGATTTTTTTACCTTAAATACCATTGTATAACATTCTAAATACTTACTCAGTAATCATCTGAAGtgttaaacagaaaaatcacCTTCATTCTTTCCTGAGATAAATGAGCCTTTTTCTACTGGATTCCCCAGGTTCACTTGGCTGCTGTTTGTGTATCAGCCACAACTTACCATTAGGAGCCAGGAGTTTTAGCCTGGGCCAGGAAGGAGGAGGTTGTGCAAGGTTTTCCCCGAAGAAGATGAGTATTTCTGCATTCTGATTGTCCTTGCCTGAGATTGTGTAATTTCAATCTCAAGCCGTGTGAAAAAGGATTCCAGGTTACAGTACAAGAATTTCTACACTCTCTCTCACTACTGCAGCTGAGGTTTCTACCTATGCAGAAAACAGAGGATCAGGTTGAAATCGCTGGTTCTGTTTCCCAGTCAATGGAGGTGTAATGTAATGCTCACTTGGTACAATGGAAATGTCACTCCTCCCTGCTCTGAAACCTCTCCCTGTGTAGCTGAACTCTTGCAGACTTCAAGAGTACTGCTGTTGCAAGGCAGCTCACCAACTACTAAAATTTCCCACTGGGGTTATGTTAAATTTTAGAAATGTACTATTTCAAAGGTGGCAGTTTGGGCTTTGCAGAATAGAactgttgattttctttctcttgaggAAAAACTTCTAAAGACAGTGAGGAATGAAGATGTGACCTCACCTAAAATTACTATATTGTTATGTTGCTCTATTTTTAGAAAATCTGTTAGATCCTCCTGTTACCCCTGAACTAGAAGCTGAAAGTTAAACTTCTGTCTTGGACAACTGAGGACATGTCCTGGACAATCAGAGATATGTCTTGATTGGGGCTCCTTTCTCCCCAGTCTTGCATGTTGTTTGCGTacctgctctgctcttgctgcttttctggtgAGCGAATTAAAGTACAAATTTACAAGCTCGTAAAAAACTGGAGTCTCAACCGTTCAGTTGCAATGCAGGCTCAGGAGGAGGGCTGAGCAGCCGGGGAATTGGGGGGTATGGTTGCATGCAAAACCAAAACGCAGCTGTTAGGGCTAATTTTAGGTTTTCTAGTCTTGACGCTAGCCCTATATTCCAGCAAGCTGTTTGTAAGTTATAAGCATTCCCAAGCATGTCACTGAGTTACAGTGGGAATGTTAATGTGACCTTTCTCTAAAATTGTATTTATAGAGGCCTCTGAAATAATGAGAGACATCGGAACAGCCATCCAGTATCTGCATTCAATGAACATTGCCCATAGAGACGTCAAGGTGAGGCCTGAAGGTGTGTGGGCAGGGAGAAAAGACcataaggcagaaaaataaatgggCAGAGGTGGTTTAAATAGAACTAGGAGTACAATCAGATGATCGAAGTGTTTCTGTTCCTCTGCCAGTGTGAGAAGGGATCTGTTCACAACTGGTTTGCTACTAGTTAAAGGTCAGGGGATTCGTGTGTGTTAATGCCGTCCAATTGTGTACGGAATGCAGAAGAATCTGGTGATAATCAAATGGTTAATTAAAGAGGTACTACCAACTTGCAATCCAGTTAATTAACAAGAAAATAATGCTGCCTGAAGTGAACTTATACTAGATGCTATACCTCTGTGTACAGTCTTTGACAGTTATTAGTTTTTTTCAGAATCCTACttgcctaaaaaaaaccccaggaacaaacaaacaaacaaaaaaactaaacaaacaccaaaaccctcTCCAGAGAGAGGAGAAACTGCATATATGGGAGGAATAATACCAATTCCATGCATCCAACCCACTTTAATACTATATGTAAATATTTAGGAAAATGGGAAGGTCTCAGTTACTACCATGTGGGAGTGTGTGTTTTATTAGTTAAAGTTTGTACCCACGTCTTCTTGTAGAGACTTGACCAGGTTTGGAgtattgtattttgttttcattctgtaaaTTGCACAGAATAAGCAAAGACAAGATAGCTGCACCAAGGCATTTCTAGCACAGCAATGTGGTAGTGTTACGGAATGTGCTGGAGAGCACGTCACATAATGGTAGGCTGAGGCATCTGATTGATTCTCCAGTTCTGATTTGTGAATTTTCTACAGATGCTTCTGTATGTTTAGCTGGAGGGAGAACTGCCATTGCTTGGTGTCACTCAGGGGGATGTTTGAGGGTTCTTTAGGTAGGAACTGGAAAATGATTTAACAGTTCAGAGATGAAAAATCTGTTCACTTTTGTGGACCTGTGTACCATTGTCTATACACAGAAACTGAAGTACTTAGCCCCAAACACCACCTACACACACTCAGTGAACTCATGCAGGAATGGTTCAAATTGCTTAATAGATCCTaaatcctgttttctttcaagctCTCCCTTCTTCTGTATGTCCCTAAACACTAGCATGAGAGAGGACATAGCTTCCTTATGactgagaaactgaaaaacaagttCAAACAATTGCAGATTCTGGAGATGTGCTCGTTGTCCCTGTTCTTCCCGCACAAGAGCTTGTAGTTCCCTTCGTGCCACTTCTGGTTTTGGAGAGCCTTTATGGAGTGTGGAGCAAGAGCGGAGTAGCTCAGGTTTCAGGagacagaggaggggaggagcaggaaggggaCTATGTCTGTATCGGTTAATTCTGATGGAGTTATGTCTGTTGCTCATAGAGAATTTGGCTGATGACTTCTCTTGTCTTCCAACTCAGCTACTTGAGTGCGGTACAGAGTGCAGAACAATCCCAGTAAGTGCAGTGAACTAGAGAGAGGTTCAAGAAGCCAGACTTGACACCCACTGGACCTGATGAGAGTCTTGTGTTTTGCTCTCCTAAGTACCACGTAGAGAAGGATGTTGATCCTTAGTCTGAGCAAAAATGCTATGTGTTGGGAGGGAACTTTCTGCATAGTGTGGTGGGGATGTGAGAGAAGTAAGAAGACCCAGATGCTGGTGGTGATCCAGGCAAGTGGGAATGGTTTGACCTTTCAGCTCATGAGAGACATCTCTTCATTGTCCAGTTTATCCTTTCTCTTGGTGGCCTTTCAGCCTGAAAACTTGCTTTACACGTCTAAAGAGAAGGATACTGTACTCAAACTCACAGACTTCGGCTTTGCCAAAGAAACCACTGTACAAAACGCGCTCCAGACCCCCTGTTACACTCCTTATTATGTGGGTAAGTTATCCAAAATGCGATTCTTTTGTGTTTGAGTCTGTCATCCCTCCTTATAGTGGGCCTGTGGACTGTAGGAATGGATGGGAAATCTTCTATTGTGGATGTAAATACAAAGAGGTAGCCTGCAGATTTTAAACTAGGATCCAACCCAAACCTAGTCTGGTTGAGGTACAGTTTAGTACTCCTGCTTTCTTCCTTGGTTGCAGAGGAAACAGCCTTAATAGGGGATGCAAATGAGGATCAAGGAGAGAGAACATATTGCTTCTGATTACACTTGAAGTAATCCTGGTGTTTCCTCTGAATGATGCAATAAAAGCCATGGTTTGAACTCAGCTTCGTGATTATTTGGGCGTTTCCTTGCAAAACTTCCCTTAGCTTAACTAATGCAATGAAAGAGAACAGGGAAAGTATTGCCTCAGCTGTAAAGCTTCTTAAAGCTGGCAAATGGAGAAACTAGTAATAAAAGACCAATGTGACTTAATCACAGCTgaatttttgccttcattttgTCCAAAGACAGAGTGCTGTGTAATGAACACCACAGTAGACTGTCCTTTATGCACTCATTTTAGAGTACGTCCCTTTTGGTCTTTGAGTTAATAGTCATTCACCATATGGTATGACTGAGGCAGTCCGCACCTGGaacttctttggaagaaaaagggCTTCATTTTTTGGAAGAATTAGTTCTCTTCTACGATGtaagtttttatagttttttttgtgttgaaagGTATTGTTATTCATTGTTAGCAGATAATTAagatagcaatatttttttctgatgctttcttctATATTTTTGTAAGCTGGGATTAGTGATAAAATGTTAAGGAAATTATGCATATATATGTTTATGCCTTTGTATATAAACAAACTGACATTTCCCTTCTCAACACCTTTTTGTAAACCAGTATGATTGCTTGTATGTTTAGAGAATCATTTTCCTTACAAAATCAAGCTCCCTGCCAGTTCACCCgccccaggggaaaaaaaaaatcccctctaaATGTATCTCTCTAAAATTTTGTTACTTAGTGAAAAAATGTAGTGCTCTGGAGACCAAGGGAAAATACAGTGCTCTGTAGTTGCTGCAGCTAAACATACTCCACCTAGGTGTCGTTCAAAATGTTATCACGGCTCAAGGAGgtcctttctgttctgatttctGGAACATATGCTCCTGCCTCTTTCAATGCAGTGTTTCCCTGTACACATTTAGCTATAGCTCCTTCTGCTTTGCTGTAATCTTAGTACTCTCTTGAGCAAAGAGACACTAAGGTGAAGAGTGGGGCATTTTGCCAGCTCCGTTCCTCctttttaaaactacattagATGTAATTACATTAGATGTGTTTGGGAACTTGTCAATAGAAAATACTACCCAGTTCCTGCAGTGCGTTGCATTTTTTTAACGCCTCTGATACTTGTTGAAGTGTACTGCAACTTACATGGTGATGGAGATGAAAGGAAATATCTGGTACTCtgttaatttctggttttaatcttcTTCAGCCCCAGAAGTCCTTGGTCCTGAGAAGTATGACAAATCATGTGACATGTGGTCGTTGGGTGTCATCACATATATTCTGTAAGTATTTGGAAAGAGGCTTGAGGAACAGAAAGAGGACGCATCTTGTTAAATCTACACTTGCAAGTAATTAGTCACTGGGATCTTGCAACCTGCAGAAGACTAAGCTTGTGTGGGACCTTTTGAGAGATGAAAGGACTTTCATAGTTATGAGAGTTCTTTTGTCCACTCTTACAGCCTGTGTGGGTTCCCTCCATTCTACTCAAACACCGGTCAAGCCATTTCTCCAGGGATGAAGAGAAGAATTCGGATGGGGCAATATGGGTTTCCCAATCCAGAGTGGGCTGAAGTATCAGAGGAAGGTAACAATGCTCACGGTTACCGATGAGTGTGTGCATGGTGTTGTGTGGTGGTGGAGAGCTTACAAGAGACTATTTCCAAAAACCTGTCTTAggttttgtttccctttcttctagaatttaaattatttttttctaagatgaTACAGAGAACGACTGGTAACTCAAATACTAGCCAGCAACCTAAGTACTCCCGAAAGTAAATGACTACTGAAAAGTTTCTTTCAAATTCCAGCTAGTGCTAGTGAATGCCAAGATTAAACCCTCTGAAAACAAAAGTCTTTAATCCTGAGAAAGGAGGCTGCCAGGACAGCTGCAATGCAAGCTGAGTTGGAAGAAAGGCAAACTGTCTTAAGAACTCATTCAGTCTTTGCCCTCCTTGGTGACAGAGCCAGAAAGGATGGCAAGTTTTCATGGTAGCTTTTTGTGACGTAGGAACTTGCCAATCACCACTTGAAACAAGGTCAACAATTTATTTTGTATAAGTCATTGactgaaagctgctgctgttcagctgtGACCTGGATGGGCTCAAACCTGAAAGTGCATGTTTTTGATTCCCTCTTATCCTGACAGTCTTATAATCTGGAAGTCTCACCTGCCCATCATCTTAGAGCGAAAGGTCAGCAACCTCTGGGCACgtcttttttttctaacaagCCCTTTATATTGCTGTTGGTAGCATCCTGTTACTGTCTGCTGTTTAGCAATAACAAATCATCGCTGGATAATACTGTGATCTGTGGCATTTTAACATCTCATTGGTTCTCATGGTTGCATGTGCAGCATCAACTACTGAGGAGAGCGTTTTAATATAAGGTGGATGTTTTACTTACGGGTTTCTGGCTTAATACTTTGTCTGCCTTGGGTCTTGTTCATATTACAGCAGTTATTAAAATGCATGGGGAGCTTGGTGAGAGAACGTGCACTCGGAAAATTTGTAGGGTTTCTGTATGCTTGCCTGAATGAAGACAGGTGCCCTATACCTTTGAACCTGTTAAAATCAACTAGTTTATGTGTATTCTTTTAGGCTGATCAGGCATCTTCAGCAGACTGCTTCTTTTTGCCCTCCTTTGTACCGtcatggttttctttctgttatcaTTCCATCGTCTATGGAGGCTTCCTCTAAATTCCTCTCCAACTTCTTGTAATCATCTTAATGGGTTCTGTTTGTGGTCCCCTCCTTTTGTTTCCTTGTACATTTTAGAGTCCACGTAATCTCTGCTGTAAAACTCCTTTGCAGCATCTCTCAACAAACTAAAGTCTCAACTTGTACCTCTAACAGCTTCTTACAAGCATTTAGTCATCTCATATTTAATGTTTCTAAAAGAGAACTCTTATGCAGAAGTTTTTCTAGGTTCCCCCAAGGAAGTTATGCATAAATCTTTCTAAATAACGTCCCTTAGATGTAGTGTTTCCAGTCTGCCCGCATTAATGAAACTCTTGTCTAGATTCTCATCATCTCATATCTCAGTTACTTAGGACTCCTGCTTTGGCAGATACCATGTTCACAGAATGCTGCAAAGCCTGTTTGTGCAATCCATTTCTTTGACTGTGTTATCCTTTTAGTGGCCTCTCAGTTGTCAAAGAAAagttt
This genomic window contains:
- the MAPKAPK3 gene encoding MAP kinase-activated protein kinase 3 — its product is MEQSEGEQESQPESHVDSKSSVKSLPGGEAHVKLEIKKHAVTDDYKLSKRVLGLGINGKVLECFNKQTGQKCALKLLYDNPKARQEVEYHWRASGCPHIVHVLDVYENIHHGKRCLLIVMECMEGGELFSRIQERGDQAFTEREASEIMRDIGTAIQYLHSMNIAHRDVKPENLLYTSKEKDTVLKLTDFGFAKETTVQNALQTPCYTPYYVAPEVLGPEKYDKSCDMWSLGVITYILLCGFPPFYSNTGQAISPGMKRRIRMGQYGFPNPEWAEVSEEAKQLIRHLLKTDPTERMTVSQFMNHPWINRSMAVPPTPLHTARVLQEDKDHWDEVKEEMTSALATMRVDYDQVKIKDLKTSNNRLLNKRRKKQKQAGTSSAAPGCNNQ